One Gordonia sp. SID5947 genomic region harbors:
- a CDS encoding aldehyde dehydrogenase family protein, with the protein MTVYAKPGTDGSVMSYESRYDNWIGGQWTPPVKGQYFENPSPVDGKTFCEVARSTAEDIDLALDAAHKAAPQWGKTSVAERSLVLLRIADRIEENLEKIAVAESWDNGKAVRECLAADIPLAVDHFRYFAGALRAQEGSISEVDEDTVAYHFHEPLGVVGQIIPWNFPILMAVWKLAPALAAGNAVVLKPAEQTPASILYVMSLISDLLPAGVVNVVNGFGVEAGKPLASSNRIRKIAFTGETTTGRLIAQYASENLIPVTLELGGKSPNIFFDDVMSSDDGFLDRALEGFTMFALNQGEVCTCPSRALIQENIYDDFLGKAIDRVKQIKQGNPLDTDTMMGAQASNDQFEKINSYLAIGKEEGAEVLVGGEIADLGGDLSGGYYIKPTVFGGKNQMRIFQEEIFGPVLAVTSFKDYSEAIGIANDTLYGLGAGVWTRDGATAYRAGREIQAGRVWTNTYHDYPAHAAFGGYKQSGIGRENHLMMLEHYQQTKNLLVGYAQNAKGFF; encoded by the coding sequence GAGTCCCGTTACGACAACTGGATCGGTGGTCAGTGGACCCCGCCGGTGAAGGGCCAGTATTTCGAGAATCCGTCACCGGTGGACGGCAAGACGTTCTGCGAGGTCGCCCGGTCGACCGCCGAGGACATCGACCTCGCGCTGGATGCTGCGCACAAGGCCGCGCCCCAGTGGGGCAAGACGTCGGTCGCCGAGCGATCCCTGGTGCTCCTGCGCATCGCCGACCGCATCGAGGAGAACCTCGAGAAGATCGCCGTCGCGGAATCGTGGGACAACGGCAAGGCCGTTCGCGAGTGCCTCGCCGCCGACATCCCGCTCGCGGTGGATCATTTCCGCTACTTTGCCGGCGCACTGCGCGCGCAGGAGGGCTCCATCTCCGAGGTCGACGAGGACACCGTCGCCTATCACTTCCACGAGCCGCTCGGCGTGGTCGGTCAGATCATCCCGTGGAACTTCCCGATCCTGATGGCGGTGTGGAAGCTCGCTCCCGCCCTCGCCGCGGGCAACGCCGTCGTGCTGAAGCCTGCGGAGCAGACACCCGCGTCGATCCTGTACGTGATGAGCCTGATCTCGGATCTGCTCCCGGCGGGTGTGGTGAACGTGGTCAACGGCTTCGGCGTGGAGGCAGGCAAGCCGCTCGCCTCGAGCAACCGCATCCGCAAGATCGCGTTCACCGGTGAGACCACCACCGGGCGTCTGATCGCGCAGTACGCATCCGAGAACCTGATCCCGGTGACGCTGGAACTCGGTGGCAAGAGCCCGAACATCTTCTTCGACGATGTGATGAGCTCCGACGACGGTTTCCTCGACCGGGCGCTCGAAGGATTCACGATGTTCGCGCTCAACCAGGGCGAGGTCTGCACCTGCCCGAGCCGTGCACTGATCCAGGAAAACATCTACGACGACTTCCTGGGCAAGGCAATCGACCGGGTGAAGCAGATCAAGCAGGGCAACCCGCTCGACACCGACACCATGATGGGCGCGCAGGCCTCCAACGACCAGTTCGAGAAGATCAACTCCTATCTGGCCATCGGCAAGGAAGAAGGTGCGGAGGTCCTGGTCGGTGGCGAGATCGCCGATCTCGGTGGCGACCTGTCGGGTGGCTACTACATCAAGCCGACCGTCTTCGGTGGCAAGAATCAGATGCGCATCTTCCAGGAGGAGATCTTCGGTCCGGTCCTGGCGGTGACCAGCTTCAAGGACTACTCCGAGGCCATCGGCATCGCCAACGACACCCTGTACGGACTCGGTGCAGGCGTGTGGACCCGTGACGGTGCGACCGCGTATCGGGCGGGCCGGGAGATCCAGGCCGGCCGGGTGTGGACCAACACCTATCACGACTACCCGGCGCACGCGGCCTTCGGCGGTTACAAGCAGTCGGGCATCGGCCGGGAGAACCACCTGATGATGCTCGAGCACTATCAGCAGACGAAGAACCTGCTGGTTGGTTACGCTCAGAACGCCAAGGGCTTCTTCTGA